Proteins from a genomic interval of Perognathus longimembris pacificus isolate PPM17 chromosome 14, ASM2315922v1, whole genome shotgun sequence:
- the LOC125363041 gene encoding alpha-1-antitrypsin-like gives MPVLGKMQRVEQTLSPEHLDLIRGHGDITARCQDGPRSVCYDYTKNEELTSRESCRTVVRVGVHGRPPKPEKPSECKKNTLILIGRGTFPQTLSLSATYDLKEVLSSVGIVHRLHRWSRSLGDHRRGSPEALQGIPDWENSPAPDSQAAASSLSNWSFAFSLYIQLVISNQGRNVVFTPFSFSTPLTLLALQAEPGARDHTLQSLGFNFTQVPKAWVYTHRRAAPKFVQTARRLSHTKVILASLGNTQMAKGQIDLAMQEKTHGKIQNLLLDLESHSVLVLANYIFFKGKWKHHFDPKLTEIIPFLVSEGLTIQVPTMQQLGWFQLQHLSSLHSHVLRLPYTYSLTTVFILPDMGRTREVEEALVEESFDTWTQPFPLSRRKLYFPKFSFWGRMQPERCVRLADILDIFSDRAGLSGISVQAEPMEGSRNHTEGRRGRGSKAVHRAKLTVDEGGEEEEDIKDLCFFPRQFIPAFHFNRPFLRLTIAEASHNNLLFMGKVINPNVTL, from the exons ATGCCGGTCCTGGGGAAGATGCAGCGCGTGGAGCAAACACTCAGCCCCGAGCACCTGGACCTCATCCGGGGGCACGGTGACATAAC TGCTAGGTGTCAGGATGGCCCCCGCAGCGTGTGCTACGACTACACCAAGAACGAGGAGCTAACTTCGAGAGAAAGTTGTAGGACAGTAGTGCGCGTGG GTGTACATGGAAGGCCTCCAAAGCCTGAGAAGCCTTCAGA GTGTAAAAAGAATACACTCATCCTG ATTGGCCGAGGTACATTTCCCCAGACTCTGTCTCTCTCGGCAACCTACGACCTGAAGGAAGTTCTGAGCTCCGTGGGCATCGTCCATCGTCTTCACCGATGGAGCCGATCTCTCGGGGATCACAGAAGAGGCTCCCCTGAGGCTCTCCAAG GGATCCCTGACTGGGAAAATTCTCCAGCACCAGACAGCCAGGCAGCTGCCTCCTCCCTGAGCAACTGGAGCTTTGCCTTCAGCCTGTACATCCAGCTGGTCATCTccaaccagggcaggaacgtGGTCTTCACCCCATTCAGTTTCTCCACCCCCCTCACGCTGCTGGCCCTACAGGCCGAGCCAGGGGCCCGTGATCACACCCTGCAGAGTCTGGGATTCAATTTCACCCAGGTCCCCAAGGCCTGGGTCTACACGCACCGACGGGCAGCTCCt AAGTTTGTTCAGACGGCCCGGAGACTATCCCACACCAAGGTCATCCTTGCCTCCCTGGGGAACACGCAGATGGCCAAGGGACAGATCGACTTGGCCATGCAGGAGAAAACCCATGGCAAGATCCAGAACCTTCTCCTGGACCTGGAGTCGCATTCTGTCTTGGTCCTGgctaattatattttctttaaag GGAAATGGAAACATCACTTTGACCCAAAGCTCACCGAGATCATACCTTTCCTGGTGAGTGAGGGGCTCACAATACAAGTGCCCACCATGCAGCAGCTGGGCTGGTTCCAGCTCCAGCACCTCTCCAGCCTGCACAGCCATGTCCTGCGGCTGCCTTACACCTACAGTCTCACTACAGTCTTCATCCTTCCTGACATGGGGAGAAccagggaggtggaggaggcaCTGGTGGAAGAGAGTTTTGACACATGGACCCAGCCCTTCCCACTGAG CAGGAGGAAGCTGTATTTCCCTAAATTCTCCTTTTGGGGGAGAATGCAACCGGAACGCTGTGTACGGCTGGCTGACATCTTGGATATTTTCAGTGACCGCGCAGGCCTCTCCGGAATCTCGGTGCAGGCCGAGCCTATGGAGGGCTCCAGG AACCACACTGAGGGCcggaggggaagagggagcaaGGCGGTGCACAGGGCCAAGCTGACTGTGGATGaagggggagaagaagaggaagatatcAAGGACCTCTGCTTTTTTCCCAGGCAGTTCATCCCTGCCTTCCACTTCAACAGGCCCTTCCTGCGGCTGACCATTGCGGAAGCCAGCCACAACAACCTTCTCTTCATGGGGaaggtgataaatcccaatgtGACTTTGTAG
- the Serpina1 gene encoding alpha-1-antitrypsin, producing the protein MPSSVSWGLLLLAGLCCLLPGLQAEDAQETGAPQQEQEPPAFHRIAPHLAEFAFSLYRELARQSNTSNIVFSPVNIATALAMLSLGTQGATHSEILEGLAFNLTETQEADIHAGFQNLLHTLNKPSNQLQLTTGSSLFVDKSLKLLDAFSQDVKNLYHAEAFSVDFTDPEEAKKQINKYVEKGTEGKIVDLVKALDKDTVLALVNYILFKGKWEKPFDPEQTTEGDFHVDEATVVRVPTMHRLGMFRVYYCNTLSSWVLLMDYQGNATAMFFLPDPGKMSHLEATLNLQIICKFLYKEKKSSAQVSFPKLSISGTYDLKTVLSALGISTVFSNGADLSKVTKDAPLKLSKAVHKAVLTMDEKGTEAAGATALEAIPMSLPPEVNFNHPFVIIIIDNKTQSPLFVSKVVNPTEQ; encoded by the exons ATGCCGTCCTCTGTCTCATGGGGCCTCCTGCTGCTGGCCGGCCTTTGCTGCTTGCTCCCGGGACTCCAGGCTGAAGATGCTCAGGAGACAGGTGCTCCCCAGCAGGAGCAAGAGCCCCCGGCCTTTCACAGGATTGCCCCACACCTGGCCGAGTTTGCCTTCAGCCTGTACCGGGAACTGGCCCGCCAGTCCAACACCAGCAATATTGTCTTCTCGCCCGTGAACATTGCCACAGCGCTGGCCATGCTGTCCTTGGGGACCCAGGGCGCCACCCACTCCGAGATCCTGGAGGGCCTGGCCTTCAACCTCACAGAGACACAGGAGGCAGACATCCACGCGGGCTTCCAGAACCTCCTCCACACCCTCAACAAGCCCAGCAACCAGCTCCAGCTGACCACCGGCAGCAGCCTGTTCGTCGACAAGAGCCTGAAGCTCCTGGATGCGTTCTCACAGGACGTCAAGAACCTGTACCACGCGGAAGCCTTCTCCGTCGACTTCACCGACCCGGAGGAGGCCAAGAAGCAGATCAACAAATACGTGGAAAAGGGAACCGAGGGGAAAATTGTGGATTTGGTGAAAGCACTGGACAAAGACACCGTGTTAGCCCTGGTGAATTACATTCTCTTTAAAG GCAAGTGGGAGAAACCTTTCGACCCGGAGCAGACGACTGAGGGGGACTTCCACGTGGACGAGGCCACCGTGGTGAGGGTGCCCACAATGCACCGGCTGGGCATGTTCCGGGTGTACTACTGCAACACGCTGTCCAGCTGGGTGCTGCTGATGGATTACCAGGGCAATGCCACTGCCATGTTCTTCCTGCCAGACCCCGGCAAGATGTCACACCTGGAGGCCACACTCAACCTACAGATCATCTGCAAGTTCCTGTACAAAGAGAAGAAGAG CTCTGCACAAGTATCCTTCCCCAAGCTGTCCATCTCCGGGACCTACGACCTGAAGACAGTCTTGAGTGCGTTGGGCATCAGCACGGTCTTCAGCAATGGCGCTGACCTCTCCAAGGTCACAAAGGATGCCCCACTGAAGCTCTCCAAG GCTGTGCACAAGGCTGTGCTGACCATGGACGAGAAAGGAACCGAGGCGGCGGGGGCCACCGCTCTGGAAGCCATTCCCATGTCTCTTCCCCCCGAGGTTAATTTCAACCACCCGTTCGTTATCATAATCATTGATAATAAGACTCAGAGTCCCCTCTTTGTAAGCAAAGTGGTGAACCCCACAGAGCAGTGA